AGTTTTCCACCAAATATTTGGTGTATTGCGCTGTACCATTAAAGAAAAAATTCCAGTCTTTTGTATAGCGTTGTTCCTTATTTTTGGCTCCAAGTGCGCCGAGAGCAACCCAGCGTTTTATCTTCTTTTTTATAAGTTCTGCTCCCGTCAGGGGAGAAATATCGTCTGGTTCGGAAGTTAGCAGATCATAAAGCCCTTTTGTATGACCGACTGTGATGTATGTTACGCTGTTTTTTCCCTGCTGGACCAGCAATTTGCGGTTTAGTCTGGTTTGTTCCATAGCATCCCGGTTGTGTACGATGGTGTTATGAAAAGCTGCCGTATCTTTTGCCAGTTTCTCTGCACCCATCTTATCGATGGAGTCGCCAACCTGATTTTCATGGGTTGCACCTACCGGAATATCACCCCTGCCATATTGGATGTTAATGGCCTGAACAATTCCTGCTCCAAAGGGCACTTTACCGGAGCTGTAAATGCATCCCAGAATTTCAGCCTGGTCCATATCCGCATAGGCATGCAACAGGGCCAGGGCTCCGGCATCGTCGCAGTCAGAACCCATATCTGTGTCGAAGATGATCTTTTCGGGACCCTCCCGATCAGAAGATGGACCTTCCGATTGACAGGATAAAAGGAGGAGAATGGCAAAAAAAGTCAGTAGGGCAATGGTTTTTTTCATGGTAATGTATAATGTGGTTATGAAAATACAAATCAATTCTCGTCAAAAATACTTTTTTGATGAAATATGGAGCTTTTATCAAGAAAATTTTCGGCAGTAAATCCTTTCTTTATAACAAGGGCTTCAACCATTTTATTTCTGAGATTTTCAGTTGAGCCAACATGATAAAAATGATCATGGATTCTAATATCATGTCCTTTCCAGAATTCATTTATATGATTATTTGATCTGTATTTATTTTCTTTCCACATGGATAATGCAAATCCTGAATTTAATCTACTTACTTT
The DNA window shown above is from Bacteroidales bacterium and carries:
- a CDS encoding nucleoside hydrolase produces the protein MKKTIALLTFFAILLLLSCQSEGPSSDREGPEKIIFDTDMGSDCDDAGALALLHAYADMDQAEILGCIYSSGKVPFGAGIVQAINIQYGRGDIPVGATHENQVGDSIDKMGAEKLAKDTAAFHNTIVHNRDAMEQTRLNRKLLVQQGKNSVTYITVGHTKGLYDLLTSEPDDISPLTGAELIKKKIKRWVALGALGAKNKEQRYTKDWNFFFNGTAQYTKYLVENFPAPVYYIDAGNNVMTGKSLKHTPPGNIVRTAYRDWLWNNGRKTLDDQRPSWDLAAVYFAVKGPGIYLKHEGNGRLEFDVDKGCRWHDENKDKVKQAYISQREGVSERFADYLNNHLNNH
- a CDS encoding DNA adenine methylase, which gives rise to NQIKWVSDYIRNSEWQFKAWDFNETLSMAKEEDFIYMDPPYIGRNTNYYNSWSDKEALELVKKVSRLNSGFALSMWKENKYRSNNHINEFWKGHDIRIHDHFYHVGSTENLRNKMVEALVIKKGFTAENFLDKSSIFHQKSIFDEN